A portion of the Collinsella aerofaciens genome contains these proteins:
- a CDS encoding glycoside hydrolase family 1 protein, with protein sequence MAQYQLPRDFFFGAAMSGPQTEGQWNQGGKLENLWDTWSIQDLGSFYNCVGSYAGNDFMAKYQEDFRILKDLGLNTYRTSIQWSRLLDADGNLNEEGAAWYHELFRASREAGLEPFVNLYHFDMPTYLFNRGGWESREVVEAYAHYADVAFHEFGQEIKYWFTFNEPIVEPEQRYQEGVWFPQLHDFSRARTVQYHISLAHALAVANYRKAYDEGAIRADAKIGMINCFTPVYTKQNPSEADLEAVRMTSGINNRWWLDLITKGELPADVLDSLAEGGVKLPFRAGDQEILKQGVVDWLGCNYYHPTRVQAPASKVDQYGLPHFADEYVWPDAVMNESRGWEIYPQGLYDFGMDCAKNYPDLEWFVSENGIGIMDEYKNRDAEGTIQDDYRVDFVRQHLEWVAKAIAEGAKCRGYHYWAVIDNWSWANAFKNRYGFVEVDLMDGYKRRLKKSAAWLKQVATTHVVD encoded by the coding sequence ATGGCACAGTATCAGCTGCCCCGTGACTTCTTCTTTGGCGCTGCTATGTCCGGCCCGCAGACTGAGGGTCAGTGGAACCAGGGCGGCAAGCTCGAGAACCTGTGGGACACCTGGTCCATCCAGGATCTGGGTTCGTTCTACAACTGCGTTGGCTCTTATGCCGGCAATGACTTTATGGCCAAGTACCAGGAAGACTTTCGCATTTTGAAGGACTTGGGCCTGAATACCTATCGCACTTCCATCCAGTGGAGCCGTCTGCTCGATGCCGACGGCAACCTCAACGAGGAGGGTGCTGCGTGGTATCACGAGCTGTTCCGCGCCTCTCGCGAGGCCGGCTTGGAGCCGTTTGTCAACTTGTACCACTTTGACATGCCCACCTACCTCTTTAACCGTGGCGGCTGGGAGAGCCGCGAGGTCGTTGAGGCTTACGCGCATTACGCCGACGTCGCCTTCCACGAGTTTGGCCAGGAGATTAAGTACTGGTTCACCTTTAACGAGCCCATCGTCGAGCCCGAACAGCGCTATCAGGAGGGCGTGTGGTTCCCGCAGCTCCACGACTTTAGCCGCGCCCGCACCGTGCAGTATCACATCTCGCTGGCACATGCGCTGGCCGTGGCCAACTATCGTAAGGCCTATGACGAGGGCGCTATTCGCGCCGATGCCAAGATCGGCATGATCAACTGCTTTACCCCGGTTTACACCAAGCAGAACCCCAGCGAGGCAGACCTCGAGGCCGTGCGTATGACCAGCGGCATCAACAATCGCTGGTGGCTCGACCTTATTACCAAGGGCGAGCTTCCTGCCGACGTGCTCGACAGCCTGGCCGAGGGCGGCGTTAAGCTCCCGTTCCGTGCCGGCGACCAAGAGATTCTCAAGCAGGGTGTTGTCGACTGGCTCGGCTGCAACTACTACCACCCCACGCGTGTTCAGGCGCCGGCGAGCAAGGTCGACCAGTACGGCCTGCCGCACTTTGCCGACGAGTACGTATGGCCCGACGCCGTTATGAACGAGAGCCGTGGCTGGGAGATCTACCCGCAGGGCCTCTACGACTTTGGCATGGACTGCGCTAAAAACTACCCCGATCTTGAGTGGTTCGTTTCCGAGAACGGCATCGGCATCATGGACGAATACAAGAACCGTGACGCCGAAGGAACCATCCAGGATGACTACCGCGTCGACTTTGTACGTCAGCACCTGGAGTGGGTGGCCAAGGCAATTGCCGAGGGCGCCAAGTGCCGCGGATACCATTACTGGGCCGTCATCGATAACTGGTCTTGGGCTAATGCCTTTAAGAACCGTTACGGTTTTGTCGAGGTCGACCTTATGGACGGCTACAAGCGCCGCCTTAAGAAGTCAGCGGCCTGGCTCAAACAGGTCGCCACAACCCACGTGGTTGATTAG
- a CDS encoding GntR family transcriptional regulator has product MIPKYEAIAADIRRSIEDGALKPGDKLPTVVEFCELYSVSKITVKRAIEQITEEGLITSRRGSGTYVKDTAGLPGQVFFQGKNDRAQGFSYEHRGEKVTSVVYDFSIVNPPAEVATQLGMAEDDFAYHIVRVREVDGQPIVIEYTYMPLELIPGLKKKDLYASIYSFIREQCGLKISSFHRTIRAVAATEEEAERLDTKPGSPLLELNQIGFLDSGTAFEYSVSHNVGDRFELHNVTLA; this is encoded by the coding sequence ATGATTCCCAAATACGAGGCGATAGCTGCAGATATCCGTCGAAGCATCGAGGACGGCGCCCTTAAGCCGGGCGATAAGTTGCCCACCGTCGTCGAGTTCTGTGAGCTCTATAGCGTTTCCAAAATCACCGTCAAACGAGCGATTGAGCAGATCACCGAGGAAGGCCTTATTACTAGCCGGCGCGGATCGGGCACCTACGTCAAGGACACGGCGGGGCTTCCCGGCCAGGTGTTTTTCCAAGGCAAGAACGACCGTGCCCAAGGCTTTTCGTACGAGCATCGCGGGGAGAAAGTGACCTCGGTGGTCTACGATTTCTCGATCGTCAATCCGCCGGCAGAGGTTGCGACCCAACTGGGAATGGCCGAAGACGACTTTGCCTATCACATCGTGCGCGTACGCGAGGTCGATGGTCAGCCCATCGTTATCGAGTACACCTATATGCCACTCGAGCTGATTCCGGGTCTTAAGAAAAAAGACCTGTACGCATCGATCTACAGCTTCATCCGCGAGCAGTGCGGACTCAAGATCTCGAGTTTCCACCGTACCATTCGCGCTGTCGCGGCAACTGAAGAAGAGGCCGAGCGCCTGGATACCAAACCCGGCTCTCCCTTGCTCGAACTCAACCAGATTGGCTTCTTGGATAGCGGCACCGCGTTTGAATATTCTGTCTCGCACAACGTAGGCGACCGCTTTGAGCTGCACAACGTAACGCTGGCCTAG
- a CDS encoding type I phosphomannose isomerase catalytic subunit, with protein sequence MSDLIKLTPIFHEKIWGGRQLETVFGYDIPEGPIGECWAISAHPNGDCQIAEGPYVGHTLSWLWAEHRELFGNCEGKEFPLLIKILDAKDDLSIQIHPNDEYAAEHENGSLGKTECWYVLDCEPGATIIVGQRAHDRAEAAQMIEEGRWDDMLNVLPIHKGDFFQIDSGTVHAIKTGTLILETQQSSDVTYRLYDYDRPGTDGKLRPLHIEQSLDCIDFDAQAPTDGTVTAPEVDGVTELESNSCYTVDRVRVDGSKTLDQRWPFMCLSVIDGEGTVCGEPVHKGSHLLAPSTVDQIELEGKMELIISHL encoded by the coding sequence ATGTCCGATTTGATTAAACTCACGCCGATCTTCCACGAGAAGATCTGGGGCGGCCGCCAGCTGGAGACCGTGTTTGGCTACGACATTCCCGAGGGTCCCATCGGTGAGTGCTGGGCCATCTCGGCACACCCCAACGGCGACTGCCAGATCGCTGAGGGCCCGTACGTCGGTCACACGCTATCATGGCTGTGGGCCGAGCACCGCGAGCTCTTTGGCAACTGCGAGGGCAAGGAGTTCCCGCTGCTCATTAAGATCCTGGACGCCAAGGACGACCTTTCGATCCAGATCCACCCCAACGACGAGTACGCCGCCGAGCACGAGAACGGCAGCCTGGGCAAAACCGAGTGCTGGTATGTACTGGACTGCGAGCCCGGTGCCACGATCATCGTCGGCCAGCGCGCGCACGACCGCGCCGAGGCCGCACAGATGATCGAGGAGGGCCGTTGGGACGACATGCTCAACGTACTGCCGATCCACAAGGGCGACTTTTTCCAGATTGATTCCGGTACCGTCCACGCCATCAAGACCGGCACGCTCATTTTGGAGACGCAGCAGTCGAGCGACGTGACGTATCGCCTGTACGACTACGACCGTCCCGGTACCGACGGCAAACTGCGTCCACTGCACATTGAGCAGAGCCTCGACTGCATCGACTTTGATGCTCAGGCTCCGACCGACGGCACGGTGACCGCGCCCGAGGTCGATGGCGTGACCGAGCTCGAGTCTAACTCCTGCTACACCGTCGATCGCGTGCGCGTCGACGGCAGCAAGACCCTCGACCAGCGCTGGCCCTTCATGTGCCTGTCAGTCATCGACGGCGAAGGCACCGTCTGCGGCGAGCCCGTTCACAAGGGCAGCCACCTGCTGGCCCCCAGCACCGTGGACCAGATCGAACTCGAAGGCAAGATGGAACTGATCATCAGCCACCTCTAG
- a CDS encoding ATP-dependent helicase: MTQPLPWEKNAAVPVPPAPEPVPLDAYTAPAAPEPELVPLDIYDAPAPAPKPAKPLVDIDSLNPAQREAVLTTEGPLLVLAGAGSGKTRVLTFRIAHMLGDLGVKPWQILAITFTNKAAAEMRERLAALIPSGTRGMWVCTFHAMCVRMLREDADLLGYTGQFTIYDDDDSKRMVRDIMQALGIEQKQFPINMIRSKISSAKNAMIGPEDMLKSADGPNDKKAAQVYMELERRLRAANAMDFDDLLVRALELLRTRPEVLDKYQERFRYISVDEYQDTNHVQYEIANLLAAKYQNLMVVGDDDQSIYSWRGADITNILDFEKDFKNCKTVKLEQNYRSTGHILSAANAVVRHNSQRKDKRLFTAEGDGEKIQAFQASDERDEGRWIAGEIEKLHSKGTSYDDIAVFYRTNAQSRILEDMFLRAGVPYKIVGGTRFFDRAEIRDVMAYLKMIVNPADEMSVKRVINTPRRGIGSTSIQKIEQLARDNRCSFFQACEIACAETGMFSAKVRNGLSSFVSLVREGRRMDGELKDVVEMIVDKTGLLQAFRAEGTMESESRAENIQEFLGVAAEFEETHEDIEGTLESLEELRAAGVADVPADAEPEPVVVGAPAPEPGPSAPASSFEALVGARDAAGSNPLDSLAAPALSPQDALAAAIAGNAYAAPTELPAGAVHADEIERTYGPLTCKALPALMEWLALRSDLDSLAGETHAITMMTIHSAKGLEFPAVFVAGMEEGIFPHVHDFGGSDDPGKLEEERRLAYVAITRARKRLFLTYAATRRTYGSTSANPRSRFLNEIPFEDIEFSGIGSAGFEGTGWEKRGDRHGTFGSGMGSDMYGGKVFGSHTRSTGGSGSRGGSSFDDFFGGSSYGTERHRGVSPDAGRVASTFGSGAPRAKKPSSKVSPTVERKVDRASASQDFAAGDTVSHKTFGTGTVISVAGDMIEVQFEKTGQTKKLMKGFAPIVKLT, from the coding sequence ATGACCCAGCCCCTGCCCTGGGAAAAGAATGCCGCGGTACCCGTGCCGCCCGCGCCGGAACCCGTGCCGCTCGATGCGTACACCGCCCCCGCCGCGCCGGAGCCCGAGCTCGTCCCGCTCGACATCTACGACGCTCCCGCACCGGCACCCAAGCCCGCCAAGCCGCTCGTCGATATCGACAGCCTTAATCCCGCTCAGCGCGAGGCCGTCCTGACCACCGAGGGTCCGTTGCTGGTCCTTGCCGGTGCTGGCTCGGGCAAGACCCGCGTCCTGACCTTCCGTATCGCCCATATGCTCGGCGACCTGGGCGTTAAGCCCTGGCAGATCCTTGCCATCACGTTTACCAACAAGGCCGCGGCCGAGATGCGCGAGCGTCTGGCGGCGCTCATCCCCAGCGGTACCCGCGGCATGTGGGTGTGCACCTTCCATGCCATGTGCGTGCGCATGCTGCGCGAGGACGCCGACTTGCTGGGCTACACCGGTCAGTTCACCATCTACGATGACGACGATTCCAAGCGCATGGTGCGTGACATTATGCAGGCGCTCGGTATCGAGCAAAAGCAATTCCCCATCAACATGATCCGCAGCAAGATCAGCTCGGCCAAAAACGCCATGATCGGCCCCGAGGACATGCTCAAGAGTGCCGATGGCCCCAACGACAAAAAGGCCGCACAGGTCTATATGGAGCTGGAGCGCCGCCTGCGCGCCGCCAACGCGATGGACTTTGACGACCTGCTCGTGCGCGCGCTTGAGCTGTTGCGCACCCGCCCCGAGGTGCTCGACAAGTACCAAGAGCGCTTCCGCTACATTAGCGTCGACGAGTATCAGGACACCAACCACGTCCAGTACGAGATCGCCAACCTGCTGGCCGCCAAATACCAAAACCTCATGGTCGTAGGCGACGATGACCAGTCCATTTATAGCTGGCGCGGCGCCGACATCACCAACATCCTGGACTTTGAGAAGGACTTTAAAAACTGCAAGACCGTCAAGCTGGAGCAGAACTATCGCTCCACGGGTCACATCCTGAGCGCCGCCAATGCCGTGGTGCGCCACAACTCGCAGCGCAAGGACAAGCGCCTGTTTACGGCCGAGGGCGATGGCGAGAAGATCCAGGCCTTCCAGGCGAGCGACGAGCGCGACGAGGGCCGCTGGATTGCCGGTGAGATCGAAAAGTTGCACTCCAAGGGCACGAGCTACGACGACATCGCTGTGTTCTATCGCACCAACGCGCAGTCGCGTATCCTCGAAGATATGTTCCTGCGCGCGGGCGTGCCCTACAAGATCGTTGGCGGCACGCGATTCTTCGACCGCGCCGAGATCCGCGACGTCATGGCCTACCTCAAGATGATCGTGAACCCGGCCGACGAGATGAGCGTCAAGCGCGTCATCAACACGCCGCGCCGCGGCATTGGCTCCACCTCGATTCAAAAGATTGAGCAGCTGGCACGCGACAACCGCTGCTCGTTCTTCCAAGCCTGTGAGATCGCGTGCGCCGAGACGGGCATGTTTAGCGCCAAGGTACGCAACGGCCTGTCGAGCTTTGTGTCGCTGGTGCGCGAGGGCCGGCGCATGGACGGCGAGCTCAAGGACGTCGTCGAAATGATTGTCGACAAGACGGGCCTGCTGCAGGCCTTCCGCGCCGAGGGCACCATGGAGTCCGAGAGTCGCGCCGAGAACATCCAGGAATTCCTGGGCGTCGCTGCCGAATTTGAGGAGACGCACGAGGATATCGAAGGTACGCTTGAGAGCTTGGAAGAGCTGCGCGCTGCCGGTGTTGCCGATGTGCCTGCCGACGCTGAGCCCGAGCCCGTTGTGGTGGGCGCACCTGCGCCCGAGCCCGGCCCGTCTGCGCCCGCGTCTTCGTTTGAGGCGCTCGTTGGCGCGCGTGACGCCGCGGGTTCCAATCCGCTCGACAGCCTGGCGGCCCCGGCGCTCTCGCCGCAGGATGCCCTGGCTGCCGCTATCGCGGGCAACGCCTATGCCGCACCGACAGAGCTGCCCGCGGGCGCCGTGCATGCCGACGAGATCGAGCGCACCTACGGCCCGCTCACCTGCAAGGCGCTTCCTGCTCTCATGGAGTGGCTGGCCCTGCGCTCCGACTTGGATTCCCTGGCCGGCGAGACGCATGCCATCACCATGATGACCATTCACTCCGCCAAGGGCCTGGAGTTCCCCGCGGTGTTCGTGGCCGGCATGGAGGAAGGCATCTTCCCGCACGTGCACGACTTTGGCGGTAGTGACGATCCGGGCAAGCTCGAGGAGGAGCGTCGCTTGGCCTACGTCGCCATTACGCGTGCTCGCAAGCGCCTGTTCTTGACCTATGCGGCCACGCGTCGCACCTACGGCTCGACTTCTGCCAACCCGCGCTCGCGCTTCCTCAACGAGATTCCGTTTGAGGATATTGAGTTTAGCGGTATCGGTTCTGCCGGTTTTGAGGGCACGGGCTGGGAGAAGCGCGGCGACCGTCACGGCACCTTTGGCTCGGGCATGGGCTCGGATATGTACGGCGGCAAGGTGTTTGGTTCGCATACGCGCTCGACCGGCGGTTCCGGTTCGCGCGGCGGATCGAGCTTTGACGATTTCTTTGGTGGCAGCAGCTACGGGACCGAGCGTCATCGTGGGGTCTCGCCCGATGCCGGCCGTGTTGCCTCAACCTTTGGTTCGGGCGCGCCGCGAGCTAAAAAGCCGTCGTCCAAGGTGTCGCCGACGGTGGAGCGCAAGGTCGATCGCGCCAGCGCGTCGCAGGACTTTGCCGCGGGCGATACCGTGAGCCACAAGACCTTTGGTACGGGCACCGTGATCTCGGTCGCCGGAGACATGATCGAGGTCCAATTCGAAAAGACCGGCCAGACCAAAAAGCTTATGAAGGGCTTTGCGCCTATAGTGAAACTGACCTAG
- a CDS encoding undecaprenyl-diphosphate phosphatase, with the protein MDIIELLKSAFMGLVEGITEWLPVSSTGHMILVDEFVKMNVSETFWNMFLVVIQLGAILAVCVLFFYDLNPFSPSKGKEGRRDTWVLWGKIVLGCIPAAAIGLPLNDWMEEHFYNAPVVALALIVYGVLFIVIENWRARKREEMTFAGSFGSRAVVAGGRPAGAHFAAPAVEDSGNDDEDLDFGSIATLEDLSWKTALGIGCFQVLSLVPGTSRSGSTIIGGLLLGCTRSVASKFTFFLAIPVMFGASALKLVKYFVKGGTFGANEVAILGVGCIVAFVVSLIAIKWLMGFVRRHDFKCFGVYRIVLGIVVLAYFFVLEPMLGL; encoded by the coding sequence TTGGATATTATCGAGCTTCTAAAATCTGCCTTCATGGGCCTGGTCGAGGGCATTACCGAATGGCTGCCCGTTTCGTCGACGGGCCACATGATCTTGGTAGACGAGTTCGTCAAGATGAACGTGAGCGAGACGTTCTGGAACATGTTCCTGGTCGTGATTCAGCTTGGTGCCATATTGGCCGTCTGCGTGCTGTTCTTCTACGACCTCAACCCGTTCTCGCCCAGCAAGGGCAAGGAGGGTCGTCGCGACACATGGGTGCTGTGGGGCAAGATTGTGCTCGGCTGTATTCCCGCTGCGGCGATTGGCCTGCCGCTCAACGACTGGATGGAGGAGCATTTCTACAACGCTCCCGTCGTGGCGCTGGCACTCATCGTCTACGGTGTGCTGTTCATCGTGATTGAGAATTGGCGCGCCCGCAAGCGCGAAGAGATGACATTCGCAGGGTCGTTTGGTTCGCGCGCCGTTGTGGCGGGCGGGCGTCCCGCCGGTGCGCACTTTGCGGCGCCTGCCGTCGAGGATTCGGGCAACGATGACGAAGACCTCGACTTTGGCTCCATTGCGACGCTCGAGGACCTAAGCTGGAAGACCGCGCTGGGCATTGGCTGCTTCCAGGTTCTGTCGCTGGTGCCGGGCACATCGCGTTCCGGTTCCACCATCATCGGCGGCCTGCTGCTGGGCTGCACGCGTTCGGTGGCGTCCAAGTTCACGTTCTTCCTGGCTATCCCCGTCATGTTTGGCGCGAGTGCGCTTAAGCTGGTCAAGTACTTCGTTAAGGGCGGTACGTTTGGCGCCAACGAGGTCGCCATCCTGGGCGTGGGCTGCATCGTCGCCTTTGTGGTTTCGCTTATCGCCATCAAGTGGCTCATGGGCTTTGTCCGTCGTCACGACTTTAAGTGCTTCGGCGTCTACCGCATTGTCCTGGGTATCGTGGTGCTCGCGTATTTCTTCGTTCTGGAGCCTATGCTCGGCCTGTAA
- a CDS encoding universal stress protein, whose translation MNEGYTKVFVSLDGTEQQDFVLARAIKVAANNGAKLIIGHVIDSTALESAGAYPVDLVNGLEEAFNNSIAKQLEEAKANPDIPEVEVMIRAGRIRETLKDEMLDVVKPDLVLCGARGLSSIKYALLGSISTFLLRNTDCDILVVK comes from the coding sequence ATGAACGAGGGCTACACCAAGGTATTTGTTTCACTCGACGGTACTGAGCAGCAGGATTTTGTGCTCGCACGCGCCATCAAGGTGGCCGCAAACAACGGCGCAAAGCTGATTATCGGTCACGTGATCGACTCCACGGCGCTCGAAAGCGCGGGGGCTTACCCAGTCGACTTAGTCAACGGCTTGGAGGAGGCCTTTAACAACTCCATCGCGAAGCAGCTCGAGGAGGCCAAGGCTAATCCCGATATCCCCGAGGTCGAAGTCATGATTCGCGCCGGTCGTATTCGTGAGACGTTGAAGGACGAGATGCTCGACGTGGTCAAGCCCGATCTTGTGCTCTGCGGTGCCCGCGGTCTGTCCTCGATTAAGTACGCGCTCCTGGGTTCGATTTCGACGTTCCTTCTGCGCAATACGGACTGCGACATTCTGGTCGTGAAGTAG
- a CDS encoding sensor histidine kinase, whose product MSFSKFFKDALLPVAVWTCGVLLSCFVLTVAGAPASIVVVAVGVSFIFGMLGIVIEYARRRRFLHQLERAVEELESPAWVQEMVQCPTYAEGELEYEVLRRVGKAACDEVAEGRRQTDDYRDYIESWVHEAKLPLAAAHLILENLDGSEDDLSRVDDLGRELARVERYIDQALYYARSEVVERDYLIRRWDLRTLVTGAIKANARELIAAHVAPVCENLDFEVFTDEKWLEFILGQLIQNSIKYAREDGAKIVFSGALLDEGLASERIELTVADNGCGVSAADLPRVFEKGFTGDNGRTTKRATGIGLYLVARLCSKMGIDVTAASEPGEGFVVTFAFSTNKFQYFE is encoded by the coding sequence ATGTCGTTTAGCAAATTCTTCAAAGATGCGCTGCTTCCCGTCGCCGTGTGGACGTGCGGCGTGCTGTTGAGCTGCTTTGTGCTGACGGTCGCCGGGGCACCCGCTTCCATCGTGGTCGTGGCGGTCGGCGTGTCCTTTATCTTTGGCATGCTCGGCATCGTGATCGAGTACGCGCGTCGTCGTCGATTTTTGCACCAGCTGGAGCGCGCGGTCGAGGAGCTCGAGAGCCCTGCGTGGGTGCAGGAGATGGTGCAATGCCCGACCTATGCCGAGGGCGAGCTCGAGTACGAGGTCTTGCGCCGGGTGGGCAAAGCCGCTTGCGACGAAGTTGCCGAAGGCCGGCGTCAAACCGACGACTATCGCGACTATATCGAAAGCTGGGTCCACGAGGCCAAGCTGCCTCTGGCGGCAGCCCATCTGATTTTGGAAAACCTGGACGGCAGCGAAGACGACCTGTCGCGTGTGGATGACCTGGGTCGCGAGCTGGCTCGCGTTGAGCGCTATATCGACCAGGCACTGTACTACGCGCGCTCGGAAGTTGTGGAGCGCGACTACCTGATTCGCCGCTGGGATCTCAGGACCTTGGTGACGGGCGCGATTAAGGCCAACGCGCGTGAGCTTATCGCGGCGCACGTGGCTCCGGTGTGCGAGAACCTCGACTTTGAGGTCTTTACCGACGAGAAGTGGCTCGAGTTTATTCTAGGCCAGCTTATTCAGAACAGCATCAAATATGCGCGCGAGGACGGCGCAAAGATCGTGTTTTCGGGTGCGTTGCTGGACGAGGGCCTGGCGAGCGAACGCATCGAGCTTACCGTCGCGGACAACGGCTGCGGCGTGAGCGCGGCCGACCTGCCGCGCGTGTTCGAGAAGGGTTTTACCGGCGACAACGGCCGCACCACCAAGCGCGCAACGGGCATCGGCCTCTACCTGGTGGCGCGCCTGTGCTCCAAGATGGGCATCGATGTCACCGCGGCATCGGAGCCGGGCGAAGGCTTTGTCGTCACGTTCGCCTTCTCAACGAACAAGTTCCAATATTTCGAGTAG
- a CDS encoding response regulator transcription factor: MALIYVVEDDEPIRRELADILARAGFEVEACESFEHVSRDILAAAPDLVLLDLTLPVKDGQHICHEVRRESEVPIIVLTSRTTEIDEVMAMTLGADDFVPKPYSARVLVARINALLRRTAAAGERSTLVHKGLELDLARSMVTNTATGDSTELTKNELRILSLLLSRAGKIVSRSAIMQDLWDSDAFVDDNTLTVNINRLRTTLEKIGVKGYLTTHRGQGYSV, translated from the coding sequence ATGGCGCTGATCTATGTCGTTGAGGACGACGAGCCCATTCGTCGCGAGCTTGCCGACATCCTTGCTCGTGCCGGTTTTGAGGTTGAGGCCTGCGAATCGTTCGAGCACGTTTCGCGCGATATTCTCGCCGCTGCGCCCGACCTGGTGCTGCTCGACCTCACGCTTCCCGTCAAAGACGGCCAGCATATCTGCCATGAAGTCCGCCGCGAATCCGAGGTTCCCATCATCGTCCTCACGTCGCGCACGACCGAGATCGACGAGGTCATGGCCATGACGCTCGGCGCGGACGACTTCGTTCCCAAGCCCTATAGCGCGCGCGTGCTCGTGGCGCGCATCAATGCCTTGCTGCGTCGCACCGCGGCGGCGGGCGAGCGCAGCACGCTCGTCCACAAGGGGCTGGAGCTCGACCTCGCCCGTTCTATGGTCACCAACACGGCGACCGGCGACAGCACCGAGCTCACCAAAAATGAGCTGCGCATTCTTTCGCTGCTTCTGAGCCGCGCGGGCAAGATCGTCTCGCGCTCGGCCATCATGCAGGACCTGTGGGACTCCGATGCCTTCGTGGACGACAACACGCTCACCGTCAACATAAACCGCCTGCGCACGACGCTCGAAAAAATCGGCGTCAAGGGGTATCTGACCACGCATCGCGGCCAAGGCTATTCGGTCTAG
- a CDS encoding aminotransferase, with translation MQIKDFAVEQWMNEWETKCTYNVAETCVYSLTLDQLFELTNTDKKAWLDSLCSRRFTYGDIEGQPGFLEGVARLYKTVESGHIVPTHGATGANSLVISTLVEPGDHVVSVKPTYQQLYSIPEMCGAKVDILQLDRKNGYHVDVDALDALVTDDTKLICINNPDNPTGALLDTDTLKAIVEVARKHDAWVLCDEVYRLLTQTDEYCESVVDLYDKAVATASMSKVWSFAGLRLGWAVTKSPELRRALLSHRDYNLISAGIFSESVAELILGNASVILERSRRIVRQNLAVLEKWVESEPHLSFVKPEAGTTALVYYDYDIDSRTFCIDMIKKSGALVTPGDCFEEPKSMRIGYAYSDNTDDLQKGLDAISAYMRTLE, from the coding sequence ATGCAGATCAAGGATTTCGCCGTCGAGCAGTGGATGAACGAGTGGGAGACCAAGTGCACCTACAACGTTGCGGAGACGTGCGTTTACTCCCTCACGCTCGACCAGCTGTTCGAGCTTACGAACACCGACAAAAAGGCGTGGCTCGATAGCCTGTGCTCGCGCCGATTCACCTACGGAGACATCGAGGGGCAGCCCGGCTTCCTCGAGGGGGTCGCGCGTCTCTATAAGACGGTCGAGTCCGGGCATATCGTGCCCACGCACGGCGCGACCGGTGCCAACTCCCTGGTTATTTCCACGCTCGTCGAACCGGGCGATCATGTAGTCTCCGTCAAGCCCACCTACCAGCAGCTTTACTCGATTCCCGAGATGTGCGGTGCGAAGGTCGATATCCTTCAGCTCGATCGCAAGAATGGCTACCACGTCGACGTCGACGCGCTCGATGCCTTGGTGACCGACGATACCAAGCTCATCTGCATCAATAACCCGGACAACCCCACGGGCGCCCTGCTCGACACCGATACGCTCAAGGCGATTGTCGAGGTCGCACGCAAACACGACGCGTGGGTGCTCTGCGACGAGGTCTACCGTCTGCTTACTCAGACGGATGAGTACTGCGAGTCCGTGGTCGACCTGTACGACAAGGCCGTCGCCACCGCATCCATGTCCAAGGTCTGGTCGTTCGCCGGCCTGCGTTTGGGCTGGGCGGTCACCAAGAGCCCGGAGCTCCGCCGCGCGCTGCTCTCGCATCGCGACTACAACCTGATTTCCGCCGGCATATTCAGCGAGTCGGTGGCGGAGCTTATTCTGGGCAACGCTTCCGTGATCCTTGAGCGCAGCCGCCGCATCGTCCGTCAGAACCTTGCTGTTCTGGAGAAGTGGGTCGAGAGCGAGCCGCACCTGTCGTTCGTCAAGCCCGAGGCGGGTACCACCGCGCTCGTGTATTACGACTACGACATCGACTCCAGGACGTTCTGCATCGACATGATTAAGAAGTCCGGCGCGCTCGTCACCCCGGGCGATTGCTTCGAGGAGCCCAAGAGCATGCGCATCGGCTATGCATACTCCGATAACACCGACGACCTGCAGAAGGGCCTGGATGCTATCTCCGCGTACATGCGTACGCTCGAGTAG